In Nocardia asteroides, the following proteins share a genomic window:
- a CDS encoding SulP family inorganic anion transporter — protein MSIANDLAPPLTPAPPPARPSWRDTVLRHDLPASIVVFLVALPLSLGIAVASGAPVAAGLVAAVIGGIVAGSLGGSVLQVSGPAAGLTVVVAESIAQFGWRLTCFIVVCAGLLQIAFGLSRIARAALAVAPVVVHAMLAGIGITIALQQIHVLLGGSSHSTAWRNLVELPGQLMSLHGGDVLVGAVVIAVMLGWKYLPPKVRAVPGPLVAVVAGTLLSLVLPTEVERIVLSGSLFDALQLPELPSGNWSAVAMTVLTIALIASVESLLSAVAVDKMHTGPRTGFDRELIGQGTANVLSGMVGGLPVTGVIVRSATNVQAGARSRASAIMHGCWVLLFSVALVGLVEQIPKAALAGLLIVIGIQLVKLAHIRLARRTGDLLVYVVTVLGVVFLNLLEGVILGLGLAFGLLLWRVVRVQVAATPLPDGLRWLVRIDGSCTFLALPKLSAELAKVPAGAAVTVEMTVDFLDHAAFEAIESWQHQQESGGGRVDFVEIGSAKMADTTGAPPARGYGRATWDQLLGPWRHQPGDDAVTAGVAAFHRSHAHVVRPHLDELRDRQDPHSFFLTCSDSRIVPNVITSSGPGDLFTVRNVGNLVPTTGDDSVEAALAFALEELAVRSVVVCGHSACGAMKAIYTGAEAEGGLSAWLRHGAASLDRFRAEHPVAAAARAAGFDEIDQLSMVNVAVQVETLQRHPAVRAAVAERGVVVSGLFFDIAGARVIEVTADSVRTLDDRIEPPVTA, from the coding sequence ATGTCTATCGCGAACGACCTAGCTCCACCTCTCACCCCGGCCCCGCCGCCGGCGCGCCCCTCCTGGCGTGACACCGTCCTGCGCCACGATCTGCCCGCCTCGATCGTGGTCTTCCTGGTGGCCCTGCCGCTGTCGCTCGGTATCGCGGTCGCCTCGGGCGCGCCGGTCGCCGCGGGCCTCGTCGCCGCGGTGATCGGCGGCATCGTCGCCGGTTCGCTCGGTGGTTCCGTGCTGCAGGTCAGCGGGCCCGCGGCCGGCCTGACCGTGGTCGTCGCCGAGTCCATCGCGCAATTCGGCTGGCGCCTCACCTGTTTCATCGTCGTCTGCGCCGGGCTGTTGCAGATCGCGTTCGGTCTGAGCCGGATCGCGCGCGCCGCGCTGGCGGTGGCCCCGGTGGTGGTGCACGCCATGCTGGCCGGCATCGGTATCACCATCGCGCTGCAGCAGATCCATGTCCTGCTCGGCGGATCCTCGCACAGCACCGCGTGGCGCAACCTCGTCGAGCTGCCCGGGCAGCTCATGTCGCTGCACGGCGGCGACGTGCTGGTGGGCGCCGTGGTGATCGCGGTGATGCTGGGCTGGAAGTACCTGCCGCCCAAGGTGCGCGCTGTGCCGGGTCCGCTGGTCGCGGTCGTCGCGGGCACCCTGCTGTCGCTGGTGCTGCCGACCGAGGTGGAGCGGATCGTGTTGAGCGGCTCGCTGTTCGACGCGCTGCAACTGCCCGAACTCCCGTCCGGGAACTGGTCGGCGGTCGCGATGACCGTGCTCACCATCGCGCTGATCGCCAGCGTGGAGAGCCTGCTCTCGGCCGTGGCGGTGGACAAGATGCACACCGGCCCGCGCACCGGATTCGACCGCGAACTGATCGGGCAGGGCACCGCCAACGTGCTGTCGGGCATGGTGGGTGGCCTGCCGGTGACCGGCGTGATCGTGCGCAGCGCCACGAATGTGCAGGCGGGTGCGCGCAGCCGGGCCTCGGCGATCATGCACGGCTGCTGGGTCCTGCTGTTCTCGGTGGCGCTGGTCGGCCTGGTCGAGCAGATTCCGAAGGCCGCGCTGGCCGGGCTGCTCATCGTCATCGGTATCCAGCTGGTGAAACTGGCCCACATCCGGCTGGCCCGGCGCACCGGTGATCTGCTGGTGTACGTGGTCACCGTGCTCGGCGTGGTGTTCCTGAACCTGCTCGAGGGCGTGATCCTCGGTCTGGGCCTGGCCTTCGGCCTGCTGCTGTGGCGCGTGGTGCGGGTGCAGGTCGCCGCGACCCCGCTGCCCGACGGTCTGCGCTGGCTGGTCCGCATCGACGGCTCCTGCACCTTCCTGGCCCTGCCGAAGCTGTCCGCCGAGCTGGCGAAGGTGCCCGCGGGCGCCGCCGTCACCGTGGAGATGACGGTCGACTTCCTCGACCACGCCGCCTTCGAGGCCATCGAATCCTGGCAGCACCAGCAGGAAAGCGGCGGCGGCCGGGTCGATTTCGTCGAGATCGGCAGCGCGAAGATGGCCGACACCACCGGTGCGCCGCCCGCCCGCGGCTACGGCCGCGCGACCTGGGACCAACTGCTGGGCCCGTGGCGGCACCAGCCCGGCGACGACGCCGTGACCGCGGGCGTCGCGGCCTTCCACCGCAGCCACGCGCACGTGGTGCGCCCGCATCTGGACGAGCTGCGCGACCGGCAGGACCCGCATTCCTTCTTCCTCACCTGCTCCGATTCGCGGATCGTGCCGAACGTGATCACCTCCAGCGGCCCCGGCGACCTGTTCACCGTCCGCAATGTCGGCAATCTCGTGCCCACCACCGGCGACGACTCCGTGGAGGCGGCGCTGGCGTTCGCGCTCGAGGAACTGGCCGTGCGCTCGGTGGTGGTCTGCGGGCATTCCGCCTGTGGTGCGATGAAGGCGATCTACACCGGCGCCGAGGCCGAGGGCGGCCTGAGCGCGTGGCTGCGGCACGGCGCGGCGAGCCTGGACCGGTTCCGGGCCGAGCATCCGGTCGCCGCGGCGGCCAGGGCGGCGGGCTTCGACGAGATCGACCAGCTGAGCATGGTCAATGTCGCGGTGCAGGTGGAGACGTTGCAGCGGCATCCGGCGGTGCGCGCGGCCGTGGCCGAGCGCGGCGTGGTGGTGTCGGGATTGTTCTTCGACATCGCGGGCGCGCGCGTCATCGAGGTGACCGCCGACAGCGTGCGGACCCTCGACGATCGGATAGAGCCCCCGGTCACCGCGTGA
- a CDS encoding ABC transporter ATP-binding protein, producing the protein MLLRLVAPQRGALGSATLLLLVGTTLSLVQPLLAGWVVRDAVAGEAIAGSVAALVGAYLLYAVTDTCGHYLLERSSESVLLSIRERLTGHLLRLRIPTLESLRVGDLISRVTLDATVVRNAVGSSLVQLLTGMITLVGTIVVMIYIDWLLFSIVIVTVAVAASAMLFVMKRIETASTQLQDSVGTLSADIERAIAGVRTVKVNNAEDREHEHLTELARAAFTAGIRAARLKALGNPAMHLAVTGSFVVSLLVGGIRVADGQMSLSALVTMMLLAMNLLMPVGDLFNGSVGLQQALGALHRIESTLALPAEDVDAALHDDERTREAGDLALEFQDVHFSYGERKVLDGVTFSVPARGHVALVGHSGAGKSTVFSLVSRFYTPDDGEIVLAGRSCAARSRRAWRSDISLLEQNAPLLFGSLRDNVTYRQPELGEDDVRHAIALAGLTDLVARLPQGLDTPVGEHGVLLSGGERQRVALARALIRRPVLMMLDEPTAMLDADTEQALHATIRAVRRECALLVVAHRLSTIREADTVVFLANGQIVDTGPHDDLFARNGAYRQLVGAAG; encoded by the coding sequence GTGCTGCTCAGGCTGGTCGCACCGCAGCGCGGGGCGCTGGGTTCGGCGACGCTGCTGCTGCTGGTGGGGACGACGTTGTCGCTGGTGCAGCCGTTGCTGGCCGGGTGGGTGGTGCGGGACGCGGTCGCGGGTGAGGCGATCGCGGGTTCGGTTGCCGCGCTGGTCGGGGCGTATCTGCTGTATGCCGTGACCGATACCTGCGGGCACTATCTGCTCGAGCGATCCAGTGAGTCGGTGCTGCTGTCGATTCGGGAACGGTTGACGGGGCATCTGCTGCGGTTGCGGATTCCCACGCTCGAATCGCTGCGGGTAGGGGATCTGATTTCCCGCGTGACCCTCGATGCGACAGTGGTCCGCAATGCCGTCGGGTCCAGTCTGGTGCAGTTGCTGACCGGGATGATCACTCTGGTCGGGACGATCGTCGTGATGATCTACATCGACTGGCTGTTGTTCTCCATCGTCATCGTCACCGTCGCCGTCGCCGCGAGCGCGATGTTGTTCGTCATGAAGCGCATCGAGACGGCCTCCACCCAGTTGCAGGACAGTGTCGGGACATTGTCGGCCGACATCGAACGCGCGATCGCCGGGGTTCGCACGGTCAAGGTGAACAATGCCGAGGATCGCGAGCACGAACACCTCACGGAGCTGGCCCGGGCCGCGTTCACCGCCGGGATCCGGGCCGCCCGGCTGAAGGCACTGGGCAATCCGGCGATGCACCTGGCGGTGACCGGCTCGTTCGTCGTGTCGCTCCTGGTCGGCGGGATCCGGGTGGCCGACGGCCAGATGAGCTTGAGTGCGCTCGTCACGATGATGCTGCTCGCGATGAACCTGCTGATGCCGGTCGGCGATCTCTTCAACGGTTCCGTGGGACTGCAGCAGGCGCTCGGTGCGCTGCACCGGATCGAATCCACTCTCGCGCTGCCCGCCGAGGACGTCGACGCCGCGCTGCACGACGACGAAAGAACCCGGGAGGCAGGTGATCTCGCGCTCGAGTTCCAGGACGTGCACTTCTCCTACGGCGAGCGCAAGGTCCTCGACGGCGTGACGTTCTCGGTGCCCGCGCGCGGACATGTGGCGCTGGTCGGGCATTCCGGCGCCGGGAAGTCCACGGTGTTCTCGCTGGTGAGCAGGTTCTACACACCGGACGACGGCGAGATCGTGCTGGCGGGCCGCTCCTGTGCCGCTCGGTCCCGTCGAGCGTGGCGCTCCGACATCAGCTTGCTGGAACAGAACGCGCCCCTGCTGTTCGGCAGTCTGCGCGACAATGTGACCTACCGGCAGCCGGAGCTGGGCGAGGACGACGTGCGACACGCGATAGCACTCGCCGGCCTGACCGATCTGGTCGCGCGACTCCCCCAGGGCCTGGACACACCGGTGGGCGAGCACGGCGTGCTGCTGTCGGGCGGCGAACGGCAACGGGTCGCGTTGGCGCGGGCGCTGATCCGCCGACCGGTGCTGATGATGCTGGACGAACCGACCGCGATGCTCGACGCCGACACCGAGCAGGCATTGCACGCGACCATCCGAGCGGTGCGGCGGGAATGCGCACTGCTCGTCGTCGCCCACCGCCTGTCGACGATCCGGGAAGCCGACACCGTGGTGTTCCTGGCGAACGGGCAGATCGTCGACACCGGCCCGCACGACGACCTGTTCGCCCGCAACGGCGCCTACCGGCAGCTCGTCGGCGCGGCCGGATAG
- a CDS encoding TIGR02611 family protein, with translation MTSETTAGATDSPAESAAGDKDGPAPRHRWRAFRASIEKRPTLNLGYRIAVGVVGGLVLLVGIVTIPYPGPGWALVFAGFGILATEFVWAHHTLGWVRGKYRVVMDWYTSRGWTIKILGAVATFALVVVTLWLLGTYSLVGGWIGVDWPWLRSPLMS, from the coding sequence ATGACGAGCGAGACGACCGCAGGCGCCACCGACTCCCCGGCGGAATCCGCCGCCGGGGACAAGGACGGCCCGGCGCCCCGGCACCGCTGGCGCGCCTTCCGGGCGAGCATCGAGAAGCGCCCTACCCTGAACCTCGGCTACCGCATCGCCGTCGGCGTGGTCGGTGGGCTGGTGCTGCTCGTCGGGATCGTCACGATCCCGTATCCGGGACCCGGCTGGGCGCTGGTGTTCGCCGGGTTCGGCATCCTGGCCACCGAGTTCGTCTGGGCCCACCACACGCTCGGGTGGGTACGCGGCAAATACCGCGTCGTCATGGACTGGTACACCTCGCGCGGGTGGACGATCAAGATCCTCGGCGCGGTGGCCACCTTCGCCCTCGTCGTGGTGACGCTGTGGCTGCTCGGCACGTATTCGTTGGTCGGTGGGTGGATCGGAGTCGATTGGCCATGGTTGCGCAGTCCCCTGATGTCGTGA
- a CDS encoding SulP family inorganic anion transporter produces the protein MMTDNDPPRASLKSLLQHDLPASVVVFLVALPLSLGVALASGAPVVAGLIAAAVGGVVAGLLGGSSVQVSGPTASLAVVVAAAVQQFGWAAMCFITVGAGLLQILFGLSRIARAALGIAPVVVHAMLAGIGVIIALQQVHVLLGGDTVSSTWASIVALPQQVMSVHKGDLFVGLLVIAVLIGWQYLPRRVRLVPGPLVAVVTATVVSLILPLSVDRVRLDGSLLDGIGLPALPHGGWVPILLTMLTVALIASVETLLSAVAVDKMRPRQRTDFDRELLGQGAANMASGLLGGLPIAAVIVRSITNANAGARSRAATVLHGCWILVFAIALVGLVRQIPTAALAGLLVLIGVQLVKLAHIKRARRTGDLYVYLVTVLAVVFLNLLQGLVIGLVASFALLLWRFVKCGIAATARPDGSWLVRIDGTCTFLAVPKLTGELAKVPAGAGVTVELSVDFLDHAACELLSEWASHRETAGGAVDFVELGTARMARAQDGPPEHGQARKAVDEALRPWRRSGGVDPIAAGITAYHRGHAHLVRPHLAGLRHRPDADTFFLTCADARIVPNVITSSGPGDLFTVRNVGNLVPVGGSDVSVEAALIYALDKLDVRAVVVCGHSGCGAMEALYGQVQAGPGLDDWLAHAVPTLAAFHAGHPVAEAARQAGFGPIDQLGMVNVARQVQTLIDYPAVRSGIVQRGVAVSGLFFDLATARVIEVTVDGIAEFDDAGSRVAAEPV, from the coding sequence ATGATGACCGACAATGATCCTCCGCGCGCGTCGCTGAAATCCCTTCTGCAGCATGATCTCCCGGCGTCCGTCGTGGTGTTCCTGGTCGCCCTGCCGCTGTCGCTCGGTGTCGCGCTGGCCTCCGGCGCGCCCGTGGTGGCCGGCCTGATCGCCGCCGCGGTCGGTGGCGTGGTCGCCGGATTACTCGGCGGCTCCTCGGTGCAGGTGAGCGGGCCGACCGCGAGCCTGGCCGTGGTGGTCGCTGCCGCCGTGCAGCAATTCGGCTGGGCCGCCATGTGTTTCATCACCGTCGGGGCGGGATTGCTGCAGATCCTGTTCGGGCTCAGCCGGATCGCGCGTGCCGCGCTCGGGATCGCGCCCGTGGTGGTGCACGCCATGCTGGCCGGCATCGGCGTCATCATCGCGCTGCAGCAGGTGCACGTGCTGCTCGGCGGCGACACCGTCAGCTCCACCTGGGCCAGCATCGTCGCGCTGCCGCAGCAGGTGATGTCGGTGCACAAGGGCGATCTGTTCGTCGGCCTGCTCGTGATCGCCGTGCTGATCGGCTGGCAGTACCTGCCGCGTCGCGTGCGGCTGGTGCCGGGGCCGCTGGTCGCGGTGGTGACGGCGACCGTGGTGTCGCTGATCCTGCCGCTGAGCGTGGACCGGGTCCGGCTCGACGGTTCGCTGCTCGACGGCATCGGCCTGCCCGCCCTGCCGCACGGCGGGTGGGTGCCGATCCTGCTCACCATGCTCACCGTCGCGCTCATCGCGAGCGTGGAGACCCTGCTCTCGGCGGTCGCGGTCGACAAGATGCGCCCGCGGCAGCGCACCGACTTCGACCGCGAACTGCTCGGTCAGGGTGCGGCGAACATGGCCTCCGGCCTGCTCGGTGGCCTGCCGATCGCCGCGGTGATCGTGCGCAGCATCACCAACGCCAATGCCGGAGCGCGCAGCCGGGCGGCCACCGTGCTGCACGGCTGCTGGATCCTGGTGTTCGCGATCGCGCTGGTCGGCCTGGTCCGGCAGATCCCGACCGCGGCGCTGGCCGGGCTGCTCGTGCTGATCGGCGTGCAGCTGGTGAAGCTGGCGCACATCAAGCGGGCCCGGCGCACCGGTGATCTGTACGTGTACCTGGTGACCGTGCTCGCGGTGGTTTTCCTGAACCTGTTGCAGGGCTTGGTGATCGGGCTCGTCGCCTCGTTCGCACTGCTGCTGTGGCGGTTCGTCAAGTGCGGTATCGCGGCCACCGCGCGACCCGACGGGAGCTGGCTGGTCCGGATCGACGGCACCTGCACCTTCCTGGCCGTGCCCAAGCTCACCGGCGAGCTGGCGAAGGTGCCCGCCGGGGCCGGGGTGACGGTGGAACTGAGCGTGGACTTCCTCGACCACGCCGCCTGCGAACTGCTCTCGGAGTGGGCGAGTCATCGCGAAACAGCCGGTGGCGCAGTCGACTTCGTCGAACTCGGGACGGCGCGGATGGCCCGGGCGCAGGACGGCCCGCCCGAGCACGGGCAGGCGCGCAAGGCCGTCGACGAGGCGCTGCGGCCGTGGCGGCGCAGCGGGGGCGTCGACCCGATCGCCGCGGGCATCACGGCCTACCACCGCGGGCACGCGCACCTGGTGCGCCCGCACCTGGCCGGGTTGCGGCACCGCCCCGACGCCGACACCTTCTTCCTGACCTGCGCCGACGCGCGCATCGTGCCCAATGTCATCACCAGCAGCGGTCCGGGTGACCTGTTCACGGTGCGCAATGTGGGCAATCTCGTCCCGGTCGGCGGCAGCGACGTGTCGGTGGAGGCGGCCCTGATCTACGCCCTGGACAAGCTCGACGTGCGCGCGGTGGTGGTGTGCGGGCACAGCGGGTGCGGTGCGATGGAGGCGCTGTACGGGCAGGTCCAGGCGGGTCCGGGGCTCGATGACTGGCTCGCGCACGCCGTGCCGACGCTGGCGGCGTTCCACGCGGGTCATCCGGTGGCGGAGGCGGCGCGGCAGGCCGGTTTCGGTCCGATCGACCAGCTCGGCATGGTGAACGTCGCCCGCCAGGTGCAGACGCTGATCGACTATCCGGCGGTGCGCAGCGGCATCGTGCAACGCGGGGTGGCGGTGTCGGGCCTGTTCTTCGACCTGGCCACCGCCCGGGTGATCGAGGTGACCGTCGACGGGATCGCCGAATTCGACGATGCCGGGAGCCGGGTCGCGGCCGAACCGGTGTGA
- a CDS encoding (2Fe-2S)-binding protein codes for MSTVPGRLLTDPAWIAGRIGEMSRAWGTDAARVGGTLWWCMVASALVDQVTAAYAAGRPAPVAGLDDLDCAVRPDGGIEHIRFRDHAAPGDPEAVGRALRETLNTLIPQVAAVSGAGIPALWAIVSDAIGNRALDAGAPEVAPRLATEIGSRLLPPRFVTVGDRTFVKRLSCCLVYEVPGCDMCTSCPKRPAAERTALLSNP; via the coding sequence GTGAGCACCGTCCCCGGGCGGCTGCTCACCGATCCCGCCTGGATCGCGGGCCGGATCGGCGAGATGAGCCGTGCCTGGGGCACCGACGCCGCCCGCGTCGGCGGCACCCTGTGGTGGTGCATGGTGGCCTCCGCCCTGGTCGACCAGGTCACCGCGGCCTACGCGGCGGGCCGTCCAGCCCCGGTCGCCGGGCTCGACGATCTCGACTGCGCGGTCCGCCCGGACGGCGGCATCGAACACATCCGTTTCCGCGACCACGCGGCGCCCGGCGACCCCGAGGCCGTCGGCCGTGCCCTGCGCGAGACCCTGAACACGCTGATCCCCCAGGTCGCCGCGGTATCCGGCGCCGGCATCCCCGCGCTGTGGGCGATCGTCTCCGACGCCATCGGCAACCGCGCCCTCGACGCCGGCGCCCCCGAGGTGGCCCCCCGCCTCGCCACCGAAATCGGCTCCCGCCTGCTCCCACCCCGCTTCGTCACCGTCGGCGACCGCACCTTCGTCAAGCGACTCTCCTGCTGCCTCGTCTACGAGGTCCCCGGCTGCGACATGTGCACCAGCTGCCCGAAACGCCCCGCCGCGGAACGAACAGCCCTGCTGTCGAACCCCTGA